The Chamaesiphon minutus PCC 6605 DNA window CAATTTACATCGGGCGGTAAATAAATCCGCACCACCTCCATACTTTTATTCGCAACTAGATCCAGAAAGCCCGGATCTTGATGGGTAAAACCATTATGATCCTGTCGCCAGACCGTCGAAGTAATTAATAGATTAAGGGACGCAACTTCTGCCCGCCATGACAATTTACGCGATATTTCCAACCATTTAGCATGTTGGTTAAACATTGAATCGATGACGTGGACAAATGCCTCGTAAGTCGATAATAATCCATGTCTACCAGTTAATAAATAACCCTCTAACCAGCCCTCTAGAGTATGCTCGCTCAACATCTCCATCACTCGCCCATCCAAAGCCATCTCGCTCCCATCCGCATCTGCTGGTAAGTATGAACCCCACCACACCTTTTTGGTGGCTTCATACACCGCCTGAAGTTGATTAGAAGCTGTCTCATCTGGACCAAATAAGCGAAAATTATGGGGATTAGCTTTGATGATATCCCGCATCAATACGCCCAAGGGGTAAGTATTCGATACCTCGATCGTTCCTGGTACCTGTACATCTACCCCATACTGCCGAAAATCGGGGAGGTGGAGGGACTTTCGCAGTAAGCCACCATTAGCATGGGGATTGCTACCCATGCGCTTAGTTCCCTGGGGTGCCAGCGATCGAAATTCCGATCGCAATTTACCCTCTTCATCGAATAACTCCTCTGGGTAATAACTTTTCAACCAGTCCACTAACATGTGCAGTTGGTCGGGATCGTGTTTGACTGCCTTGAGCGGGACTTGATGCGATCGCCAGGAACCCTCAATTTGATGACCATCGAGTGATTTTGGCCCCGTCCAGCCCTTGGGAGAGCGAAACACGATCGCCGGATACATCGGGCGATCGAGATTGCCTTCTAGGCGGGCACGAGCTTGGAGGGCATGAATATCCTCGATACATCGATCTAGCGTCGTCGCCATTGCCTCGTGCATGGTGTCATAGTCATCCCCTTCCACAAAGTAGGGGGTGTAACCATAACCTTCCAACAAGCTCTCTAATTCCTGATGACCGATCCGAGCTAAGATTGTTGGATTATTAATCTTATAACCATTCAGGTGGAGAATCGGTAAGACCACCCCATCTCGACGCGGATCGAGAAACTTATTGGAATGCCAAGCGGTTGCTAGTGGCCCAGTTTCGGCTTCGCCATCGCCGACTACAACGACGCTAATGAGATCTGGGGTGTCTAATACCGTACCGTAGGCGTGGGAGATACTATAACCGAGTTCGCCGCCTTCATGAATCGAGCCAGGGGTTTCGGGGGTACAGTGGCTGCCAATCCCCCCAGGAAAGGAAAACTGGCGGAAAAAAGCCCGCATTCCCTCCAGATCTTCGGATTTATCTGTATAAATTTCCGAGTAGCTGCCTTCTAAATATACCGGAGCCAGGACTCCCGGCGCACCATGTCCCGGCCCAGCCAGATAGATGGCATTGAGATCGAACTTATTAATGACGCGGTTGAGATGGGTGTAAATGAAGCTCAATCCGGGGCTAGTACCCCAGTGCCCTAAGAGGCGATTTTTGATATGTTCTGGTTTAAGCGGTTCGCGCAATAGGGGATTATCTTGCAAATAAATCATCCCAGCCGCGAGGTAGTTACACGCCCGCCAAAAACCGTGAATTTGATGCAATTCTGTGGGGGTGAGAGTAGTCATGTTGATGTTTTAAACTCAGAGGACTTGAAGGGTTCTGGGTCATTAGTGTTTCCTGTTCGGGAAACTGTTGTTTTCACTTATGAACACGATTCTCCCAACGGAGAGGCTACGCCAACGAGAAGATTCCGTAGCAGATTATTTCCAGCGTCCTGAAACACAGACTTGCGTTTCTATGTTTTTAAATTACAATAGTTTCAAGCTATATAGCTGTAAAGTTGTATACATATGCAATGATTTAACAAAAACAAGGAGGCTAAAAGCACCCAACGCGCCAAATTTGTACATTTAGCTAGTGCCCAGCCACGTCTGACGGAAGACAAATTCTTGAATTTGAGTTAATACCTTGGGTTTGAGTAGCTCGTCTAGGATTTCTAGGGCATCATCGGGTGTCATCGGCGATCTCGGCACTGGTCTGTTAAAGAGAGACAGATGAAAAACCACGATGTGTCAATAGTTCGACGATCGAAAATGGGCTATTCTATAGCCCATAGCCATTGCGGGGGTGAAACATTTACCTAAACCCCAATGAGGTTTAACCCAATTATGAATTAATCTTTGTACATCCAACACTCGTTGCAGCCCTTCTACCAGCTTGGCATATAAATTCTGCCGTCGTCTGTAAGCACTGGCGCGTCGCCGCAGAGCGGCATTTTGGGCTTCATTGTGATTAGATAGTTTGGCATTCTTTATCCCTGCTTGTGCGCCGCTCCAGTAACGAGTTTCACGTTCGATATAACCATCTCTCTTTACTAGTCCAGTACCCTGACCGTAGCCAATTAAATCCCGTGGGTATTCGATCGAGGTCATATTTTACAAATCAGCATAACGCATTTCGTTGTATACTGTACACGTAAACTTCGATCGAGCATTGCCTGTTTTATAAGATGCTAATCGAGTCAAAACTATCGTAATTTTCTGGAGAAAAAAGCATGGATCGGGGAGCAACATCGAATCGTCGTGTTTTCATTTGTGGTTCGGCATTGAGAGGGCAACCAGACCATCAAAATCTCGGTAATGCCGAATTTATTCGCTCGGTTAGCACCGAACCAATTTATCGACTACATGCGGCTGAAAACGGCTGGCATCCAGCAATTTATCAAGTAGATGAAGGGGGAATTTCCATTCCTGGCGAAATCTACGAGATGACTGCCGCCGATTTTGAGTATTTAGCGACCAATGAACCACCACGCATGTACCCAGCCGAGGTCAAATTAATCGACGGCGAAGTCGCCACGGCTTTTCTCTACCCGCGTGAGTCGATCGAGCAGTATAACTGGCCAGATATCTCCGATCTTGGCGGTTGGGCTGTCTACAAACAGGCTCAATTGGAGACAGCTTCCTAACTTGAGACAGTATGTGCTGCTGTGTCAATACTGGGAGAAAATATCTGTCGTTGGCGTAGCCTCCGCCTTGCGGAATTGAGATCTTGACGATCGCCGTCCCGGATGTTATAGTAGAAAAGTATCGTAGGGCACAGAAAAAGATTCGGACATACGCTCTAAATCTCAAGTGAGTGTGTGGTGACAGGTTTGGAAGTGCCTCCTGCAATTAAACAATTGAGGAGGTTCACAATGAAATTCTTAGACCAGCAAAAAAATAACATCGAATTGGGTCGGTGGGAAACATACAAGCAACTAGAACTAGTTCCAGATGCTGTCGATCGCCCAAAAAGTCATCCTATTCTATCTAAATTTGGGGTCGAGCGAGCTTGGCGATCGACGATCGCATTATTGCTCAATGAATTAGTTACCGAGCAAAAGGTTGATTATCTCAATCGCTGCTGGGCATCGCAAGACCTATATGAGGGCAATCGATCGCCATTTCAAACACTTCAAAGACTGTTGACACTGATGAGCTAGCACTAACACTGGGGTAGAGCGGTTGCAAAAAATCAACCTCACCCCAGATTTATCATTACTCAAAGATTTTCTGGATCGTTGGATGGAAAGGATGTTTAAGTAACCGATCGCGAGTAGTTATACTTTAAACGGTCATAATCTGAGCTTGCTAGAATCAGGAAAATCTAGGGTATCCCCTACCCTATTCCCTATTCCCTATTCCCTATCCCCTATAATTGACCCGATCCTATGTTCCAAAATCACGATCTCATTCTCTTCGATCTGGACGGAACAATTAGCGACCCGTTAGAAGGTATTGGTCGATCGATTAACTACGCTCTAGAACATTTTGGCTATGAGCCACTCAAACTTTCTGAACTTGCTCAGTATGTTGGCCCACCACTTGATGAAACTTTCACTAAAATCACGGGCAATGAAGCAGAATCCAAACAGCTTGTGGCAAAATATCGCGAACGCTATCGAGATATCGGATATAGGGAAAACAAACTATATCCGGGGATGACTGAGGTACTGATCGAACTTCATCAGGCTAATGTGCCAATAGGCTTATGTACCGCAAAACGTCAGGATTTTGCGGAGTTAATCCTCGATCTGTTTGGACTTACCCACTACTTTCAATTTATCAGTGGTGGAGAAATTGGCTTACCAAAATCCCAGCAAATAGAGTCTTTGTTATCGCAAGGACAAGTGAGTAAAGCTACACTTATGATTGGCGATCGCGCAGTTGACACGATCGCCGCGCACAAAAATGGTTTGCAAGCAGGTGGTGTTCTTTGGGGTTACGGTTCTCATGCGGAGCTTTTGAATGAGGCACCGCTATACTTATTTAAATCGCCAAGCGAATTAATTCAGATTGCTAGAACCTTTGGTAACCAGTAGGGTGGGCACTGTCCACAGACCATTATTAAGTTAGTAATACAAATTTTTGGAGTGGTTACGATCGATTGCCAATAGCACGCTTTGCGATTACCTACGGTACGTTACTCGATCGATTTGAATTTATTTAAGTGAGGGGTAAGTCAGATGACTCGATCTTTCGCTCCACTGCTCATTTGCTCATTATTTTGGTAGGATAATGTTATTACTATTAGTAATAACACAAACTCGATTATGACTAATCCAACCTATCCACTCGCACCTGCTAAAATCGGTAATGCGTCTGGTTTCCGCTTACCAGCTAGTTTCTACCGCGATCATCCTCAGTTTGTGAATGCCACCGGATGGGTGGAGGTGTTGAGCGATAATACTGTGCTAGTTAAGTTAGAACCACAGCCAGTCGAGCTAGATTCAGATTCAGACGATCTGATGCTGAGTCTATTTTTAGACTTAGTTACTAAAGACGCGCTGACTAATCCCGAACATCTTGAAGCCTATACCGAGGAGATGGCGGATGAAGATGATGAACTCTTACGTTGTGAAAATATATCAGAGAGGGATAAATAATGGATCTAAATGAATTGCCAGGATCGGAGTTAATTCTACCAGGATTGGAAGATCTTTACGAAGGCAGAAATAATACGATCGGATCGCTATTAATCTCGTTGGCGTAGTCTCTCTGAAAGAGAATCGCATCCATCCGCTTAACCGCAGCGGGATTGGACATTCCGCAGGTGTCTCTAGCATCAGAGCCAGAACTGGCTTTGTATAATTATCTTCAGATCGATCGTCGTTAGACGACGCGCAAGCTTCGCGATGATGCTTATCCTTACTACAATGCTTTATTAAATAGCCTCAACAGTTTTTGTGCTGCACTTGAACTGAAATCTAAATATCAATGAATAGGAGTTTGGGCAAGTAAAATCAGTAGGGTATGCTTCGTGTAAGTTTGCTCGTGGGCAGTACCCACCCTACATTTTTACTACTAAAATGTCAGAATTGCTAATGGCGGCTTGATTTTGACTCTCGACCAGATCCTTATTTTCCGTATGGGATTGTCTGGGTGGAGGCTGATGAGTTCCGAATATACCTTTGCTCGAATGTGTAAATAGTCAAGTTTATTTCCTGATGGGTTGAACAAGTAAATGTAAATAGTTATTGAAGCTATAGCCAAACTAGACATCGTAATGATTAGCGATCAAGAATTTCTCTACGGGGCTGCATTTTCTCGTTTAGTTCACTATGGAGGTCAAATTTCACTTACTCATTTATCAGATGTACATCCAGCAATTTATCTAGTTGAAACAAATAGCAGTAAATCAGCTATTCTTTTCAAGCTATCGAAAAAGCCAAAATCTACATGGTCTTTTACATTGAGTCATCAGGAGCAGTTAGCAATAGCTACTGTATCTGAAAAATATTCACACACGAAAATATTTTTCTCGCTCATTTGTCATAAAGACGGCATTTGCTGTATCTCTAAGGAGCGACTTTACGATCTCTTAGATCCAAGTGAAGATATTAGCGCACAGCATATATCAGTATCTCGCAAAATACATGGTAGTTATCATGTCAGTGGGCCAGGTAGACAACAAATGAATCGGTCAATACCTCAGAATGACTGGCCTTATATAATTTTACAAAATGGAGATAATAGTCATGAGTAAACTTCCTATTAAAACTGACGGATATTGCATCGATCACTTCACTAATACTATCAAAGCTAAAATTGGTGATTTAGAAGCAGAAAAGTTGAAAAATACTGCTTGCGAAATCGTTCAAAATTGTGTTGATATATACTTAAACACATTTGGAGATGATGATGTTGGTGCTAATGGTAAAGGTATCGTCACGAACCATTACAAAGGCAAAGGAATACCCGATGGCACTACTGGCTTAATCTATGGCAAAGTTCAAAGTGGTAAAACTAATATTACAGTCGCAACATTAGCACTAGCTGAAGCTAACAATTTTCGTTGTTTTATTGTTCTAACTTCCGACAATACATCACTTGGAAAGCAAACAGCCGAACGTTTTAAGAGTCAGCTTGATGGTGGCCCGATTGTCTGTCACTGGGAAGAGTGGAAAAGAGATCCAGTAGATTTCGCTCGCAGCAGAGTAATACCATATATTAAAGATGATGGAGTTGTTCTCATATCAACTAAGAATGTTCACCATCTAGATAATTTACTAACTGTTCTCAAAAATTCTGGAGCTAAAAATGTACCGACTATTATTTTTGATGATGAAGCTGATAATGCTAGTCTAAACACAAACGAAGCAAGGAAATCGAAACAAGGAAATCCAAATATTTCAGATAGTACTATTTTTGAAAAAATAGGTAGTATTCGGAAGGAGGTAATTAATCACATATATTTACAAATTACAGCAACGCCTCAAAGTTTACTATTACAAAATCTCGATCATCCCTGTAAACCAGCTTTTTGTGCTGCACTTCCACAACCAGGAGATAGTTATATGGGCGGAGATTTATTCTTTGATGAGGAAAGCCCCTATTGCTCGATCGTTAGAGGTGAAGAGATAGAAGAACTTAAAACTCAAAATGGTTATATTAATCCTGGGGATACATGGAATATTCCTAGTGGTCTAAAGCTAGCTTTGTGTTGCTTCTTTTTAGGTGCTGTCTATAAGATGGAATCCAATCAAGATAATGATATGAAATATTCTTTTTTGGCACATATATGTCACAAAAAAGTTAATCATAGTAATTTGGGGAGAATTATTAGTGAATTTATTTTGCAACTAGACAAAGCTTTAAGAGATAACTCGGAGACAATCAACAAGAAAGAAGCTAATAAATTATTAGAGCAAGCTTATAAAAAATTACAGAAAACATCGTCCGATCTACCACCGTTAGAGAATTTGACAGAAAAATTAAGATACAAGTTAAGAAATGCAATTCCACAAGTCGTCAATGCTGACAATGTTAACAAAGAATTGAAATACAATCCAGGAATGAATATC harbors:
- a CDS encoding phosphoketolase family protein, with the protein product MTTLTPTELHQIHGFWRACNYLAAGMIYLQDNPLLREPLKPEHIKNRLLGHWGTSPGLSFIYTHLNRVINKFDLNAIYLAGPGHGAPGVLAPVYLEGSYSEIYTDKSEDLEGMRAFFRQFSFPGGIGSHCTPETPGSIHEGGELGYSISHAYGTVLDTPDLISVVVVGDGEAETGPLATAWHSNKFLDPRRDGVVLPILHLNGYKINNPTILARIGHQELESLLEGYGYTPYFVEGDDYDTMHEAMATTLDRCIEDIHALQARARLEGNLDRPMYPAIVFRSPKGWTGPKSLDGHQIEGSWRSHQVPLKAVKHDPDQLHMLVDWLKSYYPEELFDEEGKLRSEFRSLAPQGTKRMGSNPHANGGLLRKSLHLPDFRQYGVDVQVPGTIEVSNTYPLGVLMRDIIKANPHNFRLFGPDETASNQLQAVYEATKKVWWGSYLPADADGSEMALDGRVMEMLSEHTLEGWLEGYLLTGRHGLLSTYEAFVHVIDSMFNQHAKWLEISRKLSWRAEVASLNLLITSTVWRQDHNGFTHQDPGFLDLVANKSMEVVRIYLPPDVNCLLTIADRCFRRTDRINVIVSDKQPHLQYLTMDAAIAHCNKGIGMWEWASTDLGVEPDLVITCAGDVPTQEALAATAILHQAFPDLKIRFINVVDLLALQPPLEYPNGLSDRDFDSLFTIDKPIIFNFHGYPWLIHRLAYRRTNHVNLHVRGYKEKGNINTPLELAMNNQIDRFTLAIDAIDRVPKLQVAGAHTKEQLKNRQIECRQYAYAHGTDLPEVVNWRWKNLD
- a CDS encoding allophanate hydrolase-related protein — its product is MDRGATSNRRVFICGSALRGQPDHQNLGNAEFIRSVSTEPIYRLHAAENGWHPAIYQVDEGGISIPGEIYEMTAADFEYLATNEPPRMYPAEVKLIDGEVATAFLYPRESIEQYNWPDISDLGGWAVYKQAQLETAS
- a CDS encoding HAD-IA family hydrolase; translated protein: MFQNHDLILFDLDGTISDPLEGIGRSINYALEHFGYEPLKLSELAQYVGPPLDETFTKITGNEAESKQLVAKYRERYRDIGYRENKLYPGMTEVLIELHQANVPIGLCTAKRQDFAELILDLFGLTHYFQFISGGEIGLPKSQQIESLLSQGQVSKATLMIGDRAVDTIAAHKNGLQAGGVLWGYGSHAELLNEAPLYLFKSPSELIQIARTFGNQ
- a CDS encoding Z1 domain-containing protein: MSKLPIKTDGYCIDHFTNTIKAKIGDLEAEKLKNTACEIVQNCVDIYLNTFGDDDVGANGKGIVTNHYKGKGIPDGTTGLIYGKVQSGKTNITVATLALAEANNFRCFIVLTSDNTSLGKQTAERFKSQLDGGPIVCHWEEWKRDPVDFARSRVIPYIKDDGVVLISTKNVHHLDNLLTVLKNSGAKNVPTIIFDDEADNASLNTNEARKSKQGNPNISDSTIFEKIGSIRKEVINHIYLQITATPQSLLLQNLDHPCKPAFCAALPQPGDSYMGGDLFFDEESPYCSIVRGEEIEELKTQNGYINPGDTWNIPSGLKLALCCFFLGAVYKMESNQDNDMKYSFLAHICHKKVNHSNLGRIISEFILQLDKALRDNSETINKKEANKLLEQAYKKLQKTSSDLPPLENLTEKLRYKLRNAIPQVVNADNVNKELKYNPGMNILIGGNRLARGVTIEGLMVTYYGRDARQKTMDTVHQHARMFGYRQGLKDVTRLFLPQEILEDFRAIHEADEGMRQAIGDDLSQIKIQPVWIGRQLRATRSNVLNPAAIGVLTPGSAIFPRDPLWKNSDVEQHTEALDELLSEYGGDDIYHNINIKFLLKVLTHMPSHYCSGYQWDDTRIQSVLKAMNAEGVNEGILNVRRGNKGDGLELKNQVIRPWKGSGYAFSKWISKPRELYPDCPILVVMYQKGEKINGWECPLYLPTLILPKSKFAFMFNNMNEGEESE